The DNA region TCTCGTTCATAAAGTTGAGCATTTTCTAAAGAAATAGCAGCTTGAGCGCAAAGTAAGTTGAGTAATTCCACGCGATCGCTCGTAAAAGCTCCCGTTACTAAACTATTTTCCATATATAAAATGCCCATCAACTTACCTTGATGCAAAATCGGGCTGCACAAGATACTTTTCGGCTGCTGACGGATAATATAAAGATCGTTGGCGAGAGTCGGATCGGCACTTGCATCCAGCAGCACAACAGTCTGCCTATCATGCTTGACTTTGTAAATCAGCTTGTGGGGAATATCTTGGCTATCTTCAATCGGAAGACGCTGCAAGACAACTGGCTTGGAAGCTGTGGTAATTAACCCTTTGATTAACAGGCGCTCCTCTCGCAAGAGCATAAACACGCATTTATCAGCCCCTGCATTTTCGATGACAATGGAAAGCAACGATGAAAGCAGTTTTTCTAGTTCGATTTCACCTGAGATAGTTTGGGAAGCTTTGAGAATGGCTGCTAAATCGAAAGCTACAGAGACGCTGCTACTGCTGGAACTGGGAGAACTACTGGAGCTACTACCCAATGCGAAGATAGTTTCTTGAGTGGAGAGGGGAGAATGGATTTGCTGGAGGATGGGGGCGAGAAGTTCGGGATAGCATCGCTCCAAGTCGGCGACTTTGGCTTTAGCGCCCCAACGAGCATAGCCATAGTAGGCGTTCGTCATGTATTCGACAGCAATGCGTGCTTTACCCCAGTCGAGGTAAAATTTGGCGGCTAGTTCATTGGCTAGTGCTTCTTCTTGGATGTATTCGTTGGCTTTGGCTCCAATGATGGCGCGATCGTAATGTTCAATTGCTTCGGCTTTATTACCTAAAACCCGATACTTTTCGGCTTCAACTAAATACCATTTATGCTGATGATTCATGGGCGCAGAATGCGCCCACTGTTGCAAAATAGTTTGATGGTCTTCCACCAAAGCGAGAAGTTCTGCTTGCTCCTGCTCTGGCTGTGTGGGGAAGAGTGCCAAATGCGTCAGAGCTGTATAGAAATGGAAAATGGGAATACAACTCATCCCTGATAGTGCTATTAAATACTGTTTCGCTTGAGTACTATATTCTAGGGCAGAGGTGTAGTTACCAAAAAAGTATGCCAACATCAGTTTGTAAGTGTAAGCAAGAGCGATCGCACTAAGATCCTTGTCCTGATTGTGCTTAGGAATCATCACCGTTTCATCATAGGCATTGCCAACTAAGCAATCTGACAGAATCCGGGCTTCCTTCAAGTTATGTACAGTTTGCTGCGTCATATCCAAATAAGTCAGGGCAGAATGTTGTTTTATCTGCACTAAGACAGCCCTGTAATCTGCTATTTCCTGTTCCCAAATATCCAGTTCTAACCCAGCAAAAAGTTTGGCAATAAAGTAATTAAGCGAGTTATAGCCAGCGTTGAGAAAATCACCAGTTTCTATACCAGTTGCATAGCCATCTTTCATCGTAAGTGTTGTTACTATAAGCGATTCTTGATGATGTTGAACCCAGACCGAAAACAGAAATAGAACTTTACATTTGAATTCCCCGACATTAAATCGATCCAGCAAGTTTATTGCTAATCGCCCAAAGCTATAGCCTGTTTTCACTTCTCCCAAAAAAGCACACAACACCACACTGTGAATCGCATATCCCACAGTCGAGCCTGGTGCATTGCCAAACTGGAGTGATAAACTCACCATCGTCGCACTCAGGATGGGCAGTAATTCCGGCATTGCTGGTAGAATCGATGAAAATAATAATCCTAAGAGTTGCATAGCTGCCTGAGTCTGGCGATCGCTCATTACAGGTAGATCGACTAATTCCTCAATCCCTCTATCACCTTGAAGACTGGCTACGGTTTGCAGCGCTTTAGCAATTTTGGCTTCGTCAGGTGCAATTGGGAGTTCAACCCCCAATTGAAAGAGTGCATCTCTTCCGACTGCAATAGCTTCAAACATCTGGCCCTGGGCTGTCTGGGCGACGATTTTAATTTCGTAAATTTTAATTTTGTCTAAAATCGTCTCAGCTTTTTGTAACACCAGTGCTGCTATTTTTTCCATTCCATCAAAATCGGCATTCAAATAAGCGGCTTCCGTAGCAGCAACATGGAGATTCAGAGCCAATTTATATTGCTCTTGCCAGCAGTTAGCTGTCAGTAACTCAATCCCTTTTTGCAGATAAACTCTTGCCGCAGTGTATGCTGTAGAATTTCTAGCTTTCTGTCCCGCTTTTAAGTTAAGTTGAGCTAAGGCTTCTCGTTCTTGCGGTTGAGTAATTAACTCACTTCCTAAATTCAAATGCCCGACCAGATCGAACAGTTTTTCCTCTTGCTCTAACTCGGAGAAATTTTGTTGAAGTAATTGTCCAATTTTTAGATGAGTTGCTGTTTTCTGTTCGTCGGGAATCAGGGAATAAGCAGCTTGTTGTACTCGGTCATGTAAAAATCTATACTTGGCTATTTGTTTAGTAGTATTTTCATGTTCCACTACCAATCTCTCATTTTCTTCTCCCTGATAAAACTTATAAACATCGCCGATCGGCAAAATCAAGCCTTCTTGTAATGCTTTCCATAAATCCGCCGACGTTTCAATTTCTGATTTTTCTGAAACAATTGCCAAAGTTGCTAAATCGAACTGATTGCCAATACAAGCGGCTAACTGCAATATCTGTTGAGTTGATGGCGGTAGTTTTCGCAATTGAAAACTCATAAAGACCACAACATCATCTGTAACTGCTTGCTGGTTCACTTGTGCAATGTCGCATTGCCATCCCCCGGCTCGATCGGGGGGAGTTGGGGGGGTGAATTGAATCAGTCGATCTTGATGTAATGCTTTGAGAAACTGGGTAGCGAAAAACGGATTTCCTTGAGTTTTTTGATAGACTAATTGTGAAAGAGGTAATGCCAAAGTTTCTGGACATTTCAGCGTGTCAGCAACTAATTGATTTACTTTGACTTGACTCAATGGCGCTAAAGTAATCGTATTAATCGTTGCTTGGTTTTTTTGAATCTCGCTCAAGGTTAAGATTAATGGATGTGCTGGATTAACTTCGTTATCGCGGTACGCACCAATTAACAAAAGATAACTCGTATCAGCCATTAAAAGCTCCATTAACTTCAGCGATGCCAAATCTGCCCATTGCAAATCATCTAAAAACATCACCACTGGATGTTCGGCACTGGTAAAGACTTGGGTGAATTTTTGAAACAATAAATTAAATCGATTTTGGGCCGCTGTTCCTGATAATTCCGGTGGGGGTGATTGCTGACCAATAATTCTTTCTAGTTCGGGAATGACTTCAATAATGACTTGTCCATTTTCTCCAACTGCTGATAATATTTGGCTTTTCCAGTGCTGAATTTGTGCATCACTTTCAGTTAATAATTGCTCGATTAAATCTCGAAAAGCCTGGACAAAAGCACTCAAAGGAATGTTGCGTTGAAATTGGTCATATTTGCCTTTGATAAAATAACCGCGTTGGCGAACAATGGGTTTATGCACTTCGTTGACAACTGCTGTTTTTCCAATCCCCGAAAAACCAGCGACTAGCATTATTTCTGTGGCACCAAGACTGACTCTTTCAAAGGCTTGCAGTAAAGTTTCAACTTCGGTTTCTCGTCCGTAGAGTTTGTCAGAGATGATGAAGCGATCGCACACATCATGCCGTGCTATTTCAAAACTTTCAATCTTACCCGAAACTTGTAACTGATGTAGACAATTTTCTAGATCTAACTTCAGTCCTAATGCACTCTGATAGCGGTCTTCCGCATTCTTCGCCATCAATTTACTGACAATTTTTGATAT from Leptolyngbyaceae cyanobacterium includes:
- a CDS encoding AAA family ATPase; its protein translation is MMSALFTLTEYRITEQIYNGSRTVVYRGYRKDGKPVALKLLKNPYPTFSEIVQFRNQYTIAKNLNSPLIVQIYSLQAYQNGYALIMEDFGGISLKEWRVRGNLQSLPEFLEIAIALCDTLNLLYQERIIHRDIKPSNILINPETKQVKLIDFSIASLLPRETQALVNPNVLEGTLAYISPEQTGRMNRGIDYRTDFYSLGVTFYELLTGKLPFASNDPMELIHSHIAKIAPLVDEINPEISSVISKIVSKLMAKNAEDRYQSALGLKLDLENCLHQLQVSGKIESFEIARHDVCDRFIISDKLYGRETEVETLLQAFERVSLGATEIMLVAGFSGIGKTAVVNEVHKPIVRQRGYFIKGKYDQFQRNIPLSAFVQAFRDLIEQLLTESDAQIQHWKSQILSAVGENGQVIIEVIPELERIIGQQSPPPELSGTAAQNRFNLLFQKFTQVFTSAEHPVVMFLDDLQWADLASLKLMELLMADTSYLLLIGAYRDNEVNPAHPLILTLSEIQKNQATINTITLAPLSQVKVNQLVADTLKCPETLALPLSQLVYQKTQGNPFFATQFLKALHQDRLIQFTPPTPPDRAGGWQCDIAQVNQQAVTDDVVVFMSFQLRKLPPSTQQILQLAACIGNQFDLATLAIVSEKSEIETSADLWKALQEGLILPIGDVYKFYQGEENERLVVEHENTTKQIAKYRFLHDRVQQAAYSLIPDEQKTATHLKIGQLLQQNFSELEQEEKLFDLVGHLNLGSELITQPQEREALAQLNLKAGQKARNSTAYTAARVYLQKGIELLTANCWQEQYKLALNLHVAATEAAYLNADFDGMEKIAALVLQKAETILDKIKIYEIKIVAQTAQGQMFEAIAVGRDALFQLGVELPIAPDEAKIAKALQTVASLQGDRGIEELVDLPVMSDRQTQAAMQLLGLLFSSILPAMPELLPILSATMVSLSLQFGNAPGSTVGYAIHSVVLCAFLGEVKTGYSFGRLAINLLDRFNVGEFKCKVLFLFSVWVQHHQESLIVTTLTMKDGYATGIETGDFLNAGYNSLNYFIAKLFAGLELDIWEQEIADYRAVLVQIKQHSALTYLDMTQQTVHNLKEARILSDCLVGNAYDETVMIPKHNQDKDLSAIALAYTYKLMLAYFFGNYTSALEYSTQAKQYLIALSGMSCIPIFHFYTALTHLALFPTQPEQEQAELLALVEDHQTILQQWAHSAPMNHQHKWYLVEAEKYRVLGNKAEAIEHYDRAIIGAKANEYIQEEALANELAAKFYLDWGKARIAVEYMTNAYYGYARWGAKAKVADLERCYPELLAPILQQIHSPLSTQETIFALGSSSSSSPSSSSSSVSVAFDLAAILKASQTISGEIELEKLLSSLLSIVIENAGADKCVFMLLREERLLIKGLITTASKPVVLQRLPIEDSQDIPHKLIYKVKHDRQTVVLLDASADPTLANDLYIIRQQPKSILCSPILHQGKLMGILYMENSLVTGAFTSDRVELLNLLCAQAAISLENAQLYEREQEKSQSLQASLEKLQKTEVSLAKEREFLNAIIHNITDGIVVCDASGNLTLFNKATREFHGLPVESLPPEQWTEYFSLYQPDGQTPLSTTEIPLFRAWQGEIVENAEMVIAPKQGFRRSLLASGQAIFDPWGNKVGAVVVMRDISDRKIAELALQQKSVELEQALHNLQNAQLQIIQSEKMSALGNLVAGVAHEMNNPLGFISASLQEAKPTFAEMIEHLKLYQE